The following proteins are encoded in a genomic region of Synechococcus sp. CBW1002:
- a CDS encoding isoprenylcysteine carboxylmethyltransferase family protein has translation MLSQLNERMQKWGFSWEGLRDNRHGEWWVLAQMSLIAAHWLPPTPAPLDLGIHWPLILRLIGGLIVLIGLIIGGQGVLNLGDSLSPLPEPIAGAPLVTEGAYGRCRHPLYQSLLLCSLGVTLALGSLLHLGLLLALATVLSLKARREEQRLCSMHSGYADYMTSTPAIVPFLPGLDWR, from the coding sequence ATGCTGAGCCAACTGAACGAACGCATGCAGAAGTGGGGCTTCTCCTGGGAGGGGCTGCGGGACAACCGCCATGGGGAGTGGTGGGTCCTGGCGCAGATGAGCCTGATCGCCGCCCACTGGCTGCCACCAACGCCGGCCCCCTTGGACCTGGGGATTCACTGGCCTCTGATCCTGCGCCTGATCGGAGGGCTGATCGTCCTGATCGGCCTGATCATCGGCGGCCAGGGAGTCCTGAACCTCGGGGACAGTCTCAGTCCGCTGCCGGAGCCGATTGCCGGAGCGCCTCTGGTCACCGAGGGCGCTTACGGCCGTTGCCGCCATCCTCTCTACCAGTCGCTGCTGCTCTGTTCCCTGGGGGTGACCCTGGCCCTCGGCAGCCTGCTGCACCTGGGCCTGCTGCTGGCGCTGGCGACCGTGCTCAGCCTCAAGGCCCGGCGAGAAGAGCAGCGTCTGTGTTCCATGCACAGTGGCTACGCCGATTACATGACGTCCACCCCGGCGATTGTTCCCTTTCTGCCAGGTCTCGACTGGCGGTAG
- a CDS encoding linear amide C-N hydrolase, which translates to MTLQGNDGGRLDGRTMEFGQPLNSNAVLIQRGTAIQGNGPDGKSGGGLQWTSRYGVVGLNALGLKDVVPDGMNEMGLAGGLLSFAGCARFQNLPPGQATIILESDGKIVKVPRSLSVVIDSVQGSVVQGSNVWKAKTDNPGYVEDESVLQASEPLIGVLSADDKTL; encoded by the coding sequence TTGACCCTGCAGGGAAACGATGGCGGTCGCCTTGATGGCCGCACGATGGAGTTCGGTCAGCCGCTGAACAGCAATGCGGTACTGATTCAGCGGGGGACGGCGATCCAGGGCAATGGTCCCGATGGCAAGTCCGGTGGTGGCCTGCAGTGGACCAGTCGCTATGGCGTGGTGGGACTGAATGCCCTGGGTCTGAAGGATGTCGTTCCTGATGGCATGAATGAAATGGGCCTGGCTGGTGGGCTTTTGTCTTTCGCAGGCTGCGCCAGATTTCAGAACCTGCCGCCGGGTCAGGCCACGATCATCCTGGAGTCGGATGGCAAGATCGTCAAGGTGCCGCGCTCCCTTTCGGTCGTCATCGATTCAGTCCAGGGCTCGGTCGTTCAAGGTTCCAATGTCTGGAAAGCGAAGACCGATAATCCCGGTTATGTCGAAGATGAGAGCGTGCTTCAGGCTTCCGAGCCGCTCATCGGTGTACTCTCGGCGGACGATAAGACACTGTGA
- a CDS encoding VOC family protein, with product MSASIVLAADDPAGLARFYGALLQVEPQPGLSATHWRVAWPAGGWLEIYAPSRSRPQPQQLARLALCLQRQSDGTGAVAMLNTWITAVLGLGASLQEPPRLEPFGAEAWLLDPEGNRLLLLVMPAA from the coding sequence ATGAGCGCCTCGATCGTGCTGGCCGCCGATGATCCGGCTGGCCTGGCCCGCTTCTACGGCGCACTGCTGCAGGTGGAGCCGCAGCCGGGGCTGAGTGCCACCCACTGGCGGGTGGCCTGGCCGGCCGGAGGTTGGCTGGAGATCTACGCGCCATCGCGCAGCCGTCCCCAGCCGCAGCAGCTGGCACGGCTGGCTCTGTGCCTGCAACGCCAGTCGGATGGCACAGGCGCCGTTGCCATGCTCAACACCTGGATCACCGCGGTGCTGGGCCTGGGCGCCTCGCTGCAGGAACCGCCACGCCTGGAACCCTTTGGCGCAGAAGCCTGGCTGCTGGATCCGGAGGGCAACCGGTTGCTGTTGCTGGTGATGCCAGCAGCGTGA
- a CDS encoding SHOCT domain-containing protein has protein sequence MEQITQEGVQVARGLGERHGFSDAAVVHMMQAMLRSRGGMAQFNHPEFGGSGQWMPGGMLMIGDMFNNALKARVDGLCRDVSAAIASQPIAAASAAPLFVPDPRESWWPAELGAPSATGEQNSVRYAVFPSAGRLAVDVNGQVSVYDTGSHQIAGFSQQQGGGGMVFSTPAGSVSLSSFSPAGGFSQQQQSHAGGLQQQSSSGSGSQHQAAVMAPMQMQPMSPMQPMSPMQPMGSMEPMAMMQQQPSWWPAELGVPASSGAQNELRYAVFPAAGRLAVEHSGHCRVFDVGGQAIRGVSLQSGTGDLILSTPEGDRPLSQFPEISLASELAPEGPAQTTATAATDPNTTAATAPANVTAPAATATTGGSDDPYAALERLGDLKAKGILTEEEFSSKKAELLARL, from the coding sequence ATGGAACAAATCACCCAGGAAGGCGTCCAGGTCGCCCGGGGACTCGGCGAGCGTCACGGCTTCAGCGATGCCGCCGTCGTCCACATGATGCAGGCCATGCTCCGCAGTCGTGGTGGCATGGCTCAGTTCAACCACCCCGAGTTCGGTGGCTCCGGTCAGTGGATGCCAGGTGGCATGTTGATGATCGGCGACATGTTCAACAACGCACTCAAGGCCCGGGTTGATGGCCTCTGCCGTGATGTGTCGGCGGCCATTGCGTCTCAACCCATAGCGGCGGCATCGGCAGCACCACTGTTCGTTCCCGACCCCCGCGAGTCCTGGTGGCCCGCCGAGCTTGGTGCCCCTTCAGCCACCGGTGAGCAGAACAGCGTACGCTATGCCGTCTTCCCCAGTGCGGGGCGGCTTGCGGTGGACGTCAACGGTCAGGTCAGCGTCTACGACACCGGCAGCCACCAGATCGCTGGTTTCTCCCAGCAGCAAGGTGGCGGTGGGATGGTGTTTTCCACCCCGGCTGGGAGCGTCAGTCTCAGCAGCTTCTCGCCCGCCGGCGGCTTCAGCCAGCAGCAGCAGAGCCACGCTGGCGGCCTTCAACAGCAGAGCAGCAGTGGCTCGGGCTCACAGCATCAGGCCGCGGTGATGGCTCCCATGCAGATGCAACCGATGAGCCCCATGCAACCCATGAGCCCCATGCAGCCCATGGGTTCCATGGAGCCGATGGCGATGATGCAGCAGCAGCCGAGCTGGTGGCCGGCTGAGCTCGGCGTTCCTGCTTCGAGCGGTGCCCAGAACGAGCTGCGCTACGCCGTGTTCCCCGCTGCAGGTCGGCTGGCGGTGGAGCACAGCGGCCACTGCAGGGTGTTTGATGTGGGCGGCCAGGCGATCCGCGGCGTCTCCCTTCAGAGCGGCACCGGTGATCTGATCCTCTCCACACCGGAGGGCGATCGGCCCCTGTCCCAGTTCCCGGAGATCAGCCTGGCAAGCGAACTGGCCCCCGAAGGCCCGGCGCAGACCACCGCCACTGCCGCGACGGACCCCAACACCACCGCCGCGACTGCCCCCGCCAACGTCACCGCCCCTGCCGCGACCGCGACAACCGGCGGCTCTGATGATCCCTACGCTGCCCTGGAGCGCCTCGGGGATCTCAAGGCCAAGGGAATCCTCACCGAAGAGGAATTCAGCAGCAAGAAGG
- a CDS encoding HD domain-containing protein — MTHQPPAHSERYDEALLWAAQLHRNQTRKGKGVPYISHLIAVSSLVWEDGGSENEAIAGLLHDAIEDAGQTHGSIAERFGEEVAGIVRDCTDTQWPVAQGAPKEPWLLRKTRYVAGLEHKSDGSLRVTAADKAHNARDMVLDARLDPHSWERFNAGLDGSAWYLLRIHQTLSHRLPGSRSNELLGEAVKEILASEAYRRLVPAGIAPAVWAAGYEERVKRPSLEPTAPIPASDS, encoded by the coding sequence ATGACGCATCAACCCCCAGCCCACAGCGAGCGCTACGACGAGGCCCTGCTCTGGGCCGCGCAGCTGCACCGCAACCAGACCCGTAAAGGCAAGGGGGTGCCCTACATCTCCCACCTGATCGCGGTGAGCAGCCTGGTCTGGGAAGACGGGGGCAGCGAAAACGAGGCGATCGCCGGCCTGCTGCACGACGCGATCGAAGACGCGGGCCAGACCCACGGCTCGATCGCCGAGCGCTTTGGCGAGGAGGTGGCCGGGATCGTGCGCGACTGCACCGACACCCAGTGGCCAGTGGCGCAAGGTGCCCCAAAGGAACCCTGGCTCTTGCGCAAGACCCGCTATGTGGCGGGCCTGGAGCACAAGAGCGATGGCTCCCTGCGGGTGACGGCGGCCGACAAGGCCCACAACGCCCGCGACATGGTGCTCGATGCCCGCCTCGATCCCCACAGCTGGGAACGTTTCAATGCCGGCCTCGATGGCAGTGCCTGGTATCTGCTGCGGATCCACCAGACCCTGAGCCACCGCCTGCCCGGCAGCCGCTCCAATGAACTGCTCGGGGAAGCGGTGAAGGAGATCCTGGCCAGCGAGGCCTACCGACGGCTGGTGCCGGCCGGCATTGCCCCGGCGGTGTGGGCAGCGGGGTATGAGGAAAGGGTGAAACGGCCATCCTTGGAGCCAACGGCACCCATTCCGGCGTCGGATTCCTGA
- a CDS encoding HlyD family secretion protein, which yields MSEPLKLPESPLPGTTPVPELPVVATRRGGLASRPLDAGLVLRQTTSEEFLPSVRPWVHSAGLVMLGSFAAGVALMAVWPYRVVVRGSGVVRPSGETSVINAPFAARVRRVLVQPNERVQTGQVLALLDPTDLEGKQQQLSQSRRALAQQSQALVNQGLAALQAAELEVEKSEAGLRFAEAEYRRFQQLGGTGSITVTQLEEKEESYNVALAQLAKARQAVAEQRSRNSSDQAQLKRELVTNSADKSQIARDLAQTSLTAPVPGVLFSLKLRNPGQMLAAGEELARISPSQAGLLVKVLVPSENITKVEVDQRADLRITGCPYPDYGTLKARVVSIAPEASLPGSADPEAGRNGTAQPAPIPGGYYEVTLQPPPPCAVLHV from the coding sequence ATGAGCGAACCCTTGAAACTGCCGGAGTCACCCCTGCCTGGAACAACGCCCGTGCCGGAGTTGCCGGTTGTGGCCACACGCCGCGGCGGCCTGGCGTCGCGGCCGCTGGATGCTGGCCTGGTGCTGCGGCAGACCACCAGCGAGGAGTTTCTGCCTTCGGTGCGGCCCTGGGTGCACAGTGCCGGCCTGGTCATGCTGGGCAGTTTCGCTGCCGGTGTGGCCTTGATGGCCGTCTGGCCCTACCGGGTTGTGGTGCGCGGTAGCGGTGTGGTGCGGCCCAGCGGTGAAACCAGCGTGATCAACGCCCCCTTTGCTGCGCGGGTGCGTCGGGTGCTGGTGCAGCCCAACGAGCGGGTGCAAACCGGCCAGGTGTTGGCGTTGCTCGATCCCACAGATCTGGAGGGCAAGCAGCAGCAGCTCAGCCAGAGCCGAAGGGCCCTGGCCCAGCAGAGCCAGGCACTGGTGAACCAGGGGCTGGCGGCCCTGCAGGCGGCCGAGCTGGAAGTGGAGAAATCCGAGGCAGGGCTGCGCTTTGCGGAAGCCGAATATCGCCGCTTCCAGCAGCTGGGCGGCACCGGCTCCATCACCGTCACCCAACTGGAGGAGAAGGAGGAGAGCTACAACGTGGCCCTCGCCCAGCTGGCCAAAGCCAGGCAGGCGGTGGCGGAGCAGCGCTCCCGTAACAGCAGTGATCAGGCGCAGCTGAAGAGGGAGCTGGTCACCAACAGCGCCGACAAGAGCCAGATTGCTCGGGATCTGGCCCAGACGTCGCTCACCGCACCGGTACCGGGGGTGCTGTTCTCACTCAAACTGCGCAATCCCGGCCAGATGCTGGCTGCCGGCGAGGAGCTGGCCCGCATTTCCCCCAGCCAGGCCGGTCTGCTGGTGAAGGTGCTGGTGCCCTCCGAGAACATCACCAAGGTGGAAGTGGATCAGCGAGCCGACCTGCGCATCACCGGCTGCCCCTATCCCGACTACGGCACGCTCAAGGCGAGGGTGGTGTCGATCGCGCCGGAAGCCAGCCTGCCTGGTTCAGCTGATCCTGAGGCGGGCCGAAACGGCACGGCACAGCCGGCCCCCATCCCTGGTGGGTATTACGAGGTGACGCTGCAACCCCCTCCCCCCTGCGCGGTCCTTCATGTGTGA
- a CDS encoding CDGSH iron-sulfur domain-containing protein: MPEPTAATPGPEPLELPAGVHQLCGCGRSRQGWFCDGAHLGTGRVSYELRLSEAATMLLCRCGRSHRYPLCDGRHTAQPRGPWWRPWR; the protein is encoded by the coding sequence CTGCCGCCACCCCAGGGCCGGAACCGCTGGAACTGCCCGCCGGGGTGCATCAGCTGTGCGGTTGTGGTCGCAGCCGTCAGGGCTGGTTCTGCGATGGCGCCCATCTGGGAACAGGCCGGGTGTCCTACGAGCTGCGCCTGAGCGAGGCGGCCACGATGCTGCTGTGCCGCTGCGGCCGTTCGCACCGCTATCCCCTCTGCGACGGCCGCCATACCGCCCAGCCCCGCGGGCCCTGGTGGCGGCCATGGCGATGA
- a CDS encoding IS66 family transposase translates to MGAPPAGISEVDWLSWPAGAREFILAQQEEMVQLRVQLTALATELAHLRERIGRSSRNSSKPPSSDGQGFKPPERRKGSGRKRGGQPGHPGSGPELLPIERVDEVVEHHPQACRRCGTLLQGQDPEPLRHQVIEIPPITPLVIEHRLHRLVCPCCTTSTCASLPAEVEVSHYGPRLSALVGLLGSAFPLSFSKTQALLDQLLGVQISRGAMATIRQRLSAALEQPMQEALAFARQQSVVYVDETGAPTGNADGGNPDGRRGWEWVMVTAMGVTVFLQSLSRSAAAAIDLLGNAFGGIVVSDRFSAYNHLPLEQRQLCWAHVIRDLTAIADRQGASGEIGAELLGLQQQLFAQWHRYKDGTIDWSTLQQGCRPIRQAFVGTLQRVVELGCQRGERTPWAKTVRTCHQLLQVSDGLWTFLEIEGIEPTNNAAERALRHSVIQRKISHGVQSRQGAICRSRLLTVTTSLRQQGRDIWQFLEQALIAHHRGGEMPSLLPNP, encoded by the coding sequence ATGGGCGCCCCTCCTGCTGGCATTTCCGAGGTGGACTGGTTGTCGTGGCCAGCTGGTGCCAGGGAGTTCATCCTGGCTCAACAGGAGGAGATGGTGCAGCTCCGCGTCCAGCTCACCGCCCTGGCGACCGAACTGGCCCATCTGCGCGAGCGGATCGGCCGCAGCTCCCGCAATTCTTCCAAGCCTCCCTCCAGTGATGGCCAGGGGTTTAAGCCGCCCGAACGACGCAAGGGCAGTGGCCGCAAGCGCGGCGGCCAGCCGGGCCATCCCGGATCTGGGCCGGAGCTGCTGCCGATCGAGCGGGTGGATGAGGTGGTCGAGCACCACCCCCAGGCCTGCCGCCGCTGCGGCACGTTGCTACAGGGTCAGGATCCCGAGCCCTTGAGGCACCAGGTGATCGAGATTCCACCGATCACGCCTCTGGTGATCGAGCACCGGCTGCACCGCCTGGTCTGCCCCTGCTGTACCACCAGCACCTGTGCCTCGTTACCGGCGGAGGTGGAAGTAAGCCATTACGGTCCCCGGCTCAGTGCTCTGGTGGGTCTGCTGGGTAGTGCCTTCCCGTTGAGTTTCAGCAAGACCCAGGCGCTGCTGGATCAGCTGCTGGGGGTACAGATCAGCCGGGGAGCGATGGCCACTATCCGCCAGCGCTTGAGTGCAGCACTGGAGCAGCCCATGCAGGAGGCCCTTGCGTTTGCCCGTCAGCAGTCGGTGGTCTATGTCGATGAAACCGGTGCCCCCACCGGTAATGCCGATGGGGGCAACCCCGATGGCCGGCGCGGCTGGGAGTGGGTCATGGTGACCGCCATGGGGGTGACAGTGTTCTTGCAGAGCCTGAGCCGCTCGGCTGCCGCCGCGATCGACCTGCTCGGGAATGCCTTTGGCGGAATTGTGGTGAGCGATCGCTTCTCCGCCTACAACCATCTCCCGCTGGAGCAGCGCCAGCTGTGCTGGGCGCACGTGATCCGCGATCTCACCGCCATCGCTGACCGTCAGGGCGCCAGCGGTGAGATTGGAGCGGAGCTGCTGGGCCTGCAGCAGCAGCTGTTTGCCCAGTGGCACCGCTACAAAGACGGAACGATCGACTGGTCCACGTTGCAGCAGGGCTGTCGGCCGATCCGCCAGGCGTTTGTGGGCACGCTGCAGCGGGTTGTGGAGCTGGGCTGCCAGCGCGGCGAGCGAACGCCGTGGGCCAAGACGGTGCGTACCTGCCATCAGTTGCTGCAAGTGAGCGATGGCCTCTGGACCTTCCTGGAGATTGAAGGGATCGAGCCCACCAACAACGCAGCCGAGCGTGCCCTGCGCCATTCGGTGATTCAGCGCAAGATCAGCCATGGCGTCCAATCCCGCCAGGGTGCAATCTGCCGCAGCAGGTTGCTCACGGTCACCACCAGCCTGCGGCAACAGGGCCGTGATATCTGGCAGTTCCTGGAGCAGGCCTTGATCGCCCATCATCGCGGCGGTGAGATGCCATCGCTGTTGCCGAATCCCTGA
- a CDS encoding methyltransferase domain-containing protein has protein sequence MSIPRPAPIADPSRWDQRYREGGDGWELGQAAPPLAQFLRTHPLAPQSPGRVLVPGCGRGHEAALLEDLGFAAIGLDFSGEALREARRLHGEARATLQWLQADLFDQQALTEAGLAPGSLSGIVEHTCFCAIDPGLRQDYIATVCRLLAPGGWLLGLFWCHGRQGGPPWGSDPQLVEALLRQAGLVAEIWQPATGSVDKRNDEWLGLWRQPGQPPAPVEIGSC, from the coding sequence ATGAGCATCCCCAGGCCGGCCCCCATCGCTGATCCGAGCCGCTGGGATCAGCGCTACCGAGAGGGCGGTGACGGCTGGGAACTGGGCCAGGCCGCCCCACCGCTGGCCCAGTTCCTGAGAACCCATCCGTTGGCGCCCCAGTCACCGGGCAGGGTGCTGGTGCCCGGCTGCGGCCGTGGCCATGAGGCCGCCCTGCTCGAAGACCTCGGTTTCGCCGCCATCGGCCTGGATTTCAGTGGCGAGGCCTTGCGCGAGGCCCGCAGGCTCCATGGCGAGGCCCGGGCCACGTTGCAGTGGCTGCAGGCCGATCTGTTCGACCAACAGGCCCTGACGGAGGCGGGCCTGGCTCCCGGCAGCCTCAGCGGGATCGTGGAGCACACCTGCTTCTGCGCCATCGATCCCGGCCTGCGGCAGGACTACATCGCCACCGTCTGCCGACTGCTGGCCCCTGGAGGCTGGCTGCTGGGCCTGTTCTGGTGCCACGGCCGGCAAGGCGGTCCTCCCTGGGGCAGTGACCCGCAGCTGGTGGAAGCGCTGCTGCGCCAGGCGGGCCTGGTGGCGGAAATCTGGCAGCCGGCCACTGGTTCGGTGGACAAGCGCAACGACGAATGGCTGGGCCTGTGGCGCCAGCCAGGCCAACCCCCTGCACCTGTAGAGATCGGATCATGCTGA
- a CDS encoding superoxide dismutase, giving the protein MLPQFLGQALLACLTPLLLLLGFVAPAWAAFSLPSLPYPVDALEPAIDATTMTIHHDRHHAGYVTNLNAQIKANPALANLSLDELQGQISRFPEAVRNNGGGHWNHSLFWAVMAPEGQGGEPSEQLLTAIQAGFGSLETMQAQFNQAAAGRFGSGWAWLIRRPDGRLAITSTPNQDNPLMDLPGIEQGTPLLGLDVWEHAYYLHYQNRRPDYIKAWWSRLNWSEVNRRYEEVSAAGL; this is encoded by the coding sequence ATGCTCCCTCAGTTCCTGGGCCAGGCCCTGCTGGCCTGCCTGACACCACTTCTCCTGCTGCTGGGATTCGTGGCCCCTGCCTGGGCTGCGTTCTCACTGCCGTCGCTCCCCTATCCCGTGGATGCCCTGGAGCCGGCGATCGACGCGACCACCATGACCATCCACCACGACCGCCATCACGCCGGATATGTGACCAACCTGAACGCGCAGATCAAGGCCAATCCGGCTCTGGCCAACCTCAGCCTGGATGAGCTGCAGGGGCAGATCTCGCGCTTTCCCGAGGCGGTGCGCAACAACGGCGGTGGGCACTGGAACCACAGCCTGTTCTGGGCCGTGATGGCACCGGAGGGCCAGGGAGGAGAGCCATCCGAGCAGCTGCTGACAGCGATCCAGGCCGGTTTCGGGTCGCTGGAGACCATGCAGGCCCAGTTCAACCAGGCGGCAGCAGGGCGCTTCGGCTCGGGCTGGGCCTGGTTGATCCGCAGGCCCGATGGCCGCCTGGCGATCACCAGCACCCCGAACCAGGACAACCCGTTGATGGATCTGCCCGGCATCGAACAGGGAACACCGTTGCTGGGGCTGGATGTGTGGGAGCACGCCTACTACCTCCACTATCAGAACCGCCGGCCCGACTACATCAAGGCCTGGTGGTCGCGGCTGAACTGGTCTGAGGTGAACCGCCGCTACGAAGAAGTATCGGCAGCCGGCCTGTGA
- a CDS encoding class II glutamine amidotransferase has product MCELLALNANTPTDMGFSFRGLSRRGGATGEHADGWGLASFTPGGHGLTLLREEAPAAFSVLADQLAERSPKALVSIAHIRKATRGVVALENCHPFSRCWGGQTWVFAHNGDLQGAIPLGDHHRPFGSTDSETAFCWILEQLEQAGVNPQNPGALFDQLHHCAAQLAERGTFNALISNGQWLFATATSKLHWLTRRAPFCKATLADLPLQVDFSAVTTANDVVTILSTEPLTTDEHWQPFQAGESLLFCGGQVIHRSRHGVRPVPIPARSQPAPAHEVP; this is encoded by the coding sequence ATGTGTGAGCTGCTCGCCCTCAACGCCAACACGCCCACCGACATGGGGTTTTCCTTTCGGGGCCTCAGTCGCCGCGGTGGTGCGACCGGCGAGCACGCCGATGGCTGGGGGCTGGCCAGCTTCACCCCCGGTGGCCATGGCCTCACCCTGCTGCGGGAGGAGGCTCCAGCGGCCTTTTCCGTCCTCGCCGATCAGCTGGCGGAGCGCTCACCCAAGGCGCTGGTGAGCATCGCCCATATCCGCAAAGCCACCCGCGGCGTGGTGGCGCTGGAGAACTGCCATCCCTTCTCCCGCTGCTGGGGCGGGCAGACCTGGGTGTTTGCCCACAACGGCGACCTCCAGGGCGCCATTCCTCTGGGGGATCACCACCGGCCATTCGGCAGCACCGACAGTGAAACGGCCTTCTGCTGGATTCTCGAGCAGCTGGAACAAGCTGGGGTGAATCCGCAGAATCCTGGCGCGCTGTTTGATCAGCTGCACCATTGCGCTGCCCAACTGGCGGAGCGGGGCACCTTCAATGCCCTGATCAGCAACGGCCAGTGGCTGTTTGCCACCGCCACCAGCAAGCTGCACTGGCTCACACGCCGGGCCCCCTTCTGCAAGGCCACCCTGGCTGATCTGCCGTTGCAGGTGGATTTCTCCGCAGTCACCACCGCAAACGATGTGGTGACCATCCTCAGTACCGAGCCGCTCACCACCGACGAGCACTGGCAACCGTTCCAGGCCGGTGAATCGCTGCTCTTTTGCGGGGGGCAGGTGATTCACCGCAGCCGTCATGGGGTCAGGCCAGTCCCAATCCCGGCGCGTTCCCAACCAGCACCAGCGCACGAAGTCCCCTGA